A window from Cryptomeria japonica chromosome 1, Sugi_1.0, whole genome shotgun sequence encodes these proteins:
- the LOC131028599 gene encoding extensin-2-like → MVVRRAQHLEMMAIYITLVLSMVALVSAEYEQYSSPPPLYYYKSPPPPSPSPPPPYYYKSPPPSSPSPPPPYFYKSPPPPSPSPPPSYYYKSPPPPSPSPPPQYYYKSPPPPSPSPPPPYYYKSPPPPSPSPPPPSPSSPPPYYYKSPPPPSASPPPLYYYKSPPPPSPSPPPPYYYKYPPPPSPSPPPPYYYKSPPPPSPSPPPPYYYKSPPPPSSSPPPPYYYRSPPPPSPSPPPPYYYKSPPPPSPSPPPPYYYKSPPPPSPSPPPPYYYKSPPPPSPSPPPPYYYKSPPPPSPSPPSPYYYKSPPPPSPSPPPPYYYKSPPPPSPSPPPPYYYKSPPPPSPSPPPSYYYKSPPPPSPSPPPPYYYKSPPPPSPSPPPPYYYKSPPPPSPSPPPPYYYKSPPPPSPSPPPPYYYKSPPPPSPSPPLPYYYKSPPPPPQSPPPPPPTY, encoded by the coding sequence ATGGTTGTTCGAAGGGCACAACATTTGGAGATGATGGCAATTTATATTACGCTTGTGCTCTCTATGGTAGCGTTGGTTTCAGCTGAATACGAGCAATATTCATCTCCTCCACCTCTATATTATTACAAATCTCCCCCTCCACCATCTCCTTCACCCCCTCCTCCATATTACTACAAatctccacctccatcatctccatccccTCCACCTCCTTATTTCTACAAGTCCCCTCCACCTCCCTCTCCCTCACCTCCTCCTTCATATTATTACAAGtcccctccacctccatctccatcccctccaccacAATATTACTATAAgtctccacctccaccatctccttcaCCTCCACCTCCATACTACTATAAatctccaccaccaccatccccatctcctcctcctccatccccctcTTCTCCTCCTCCGTACTATTACAAGTCCCCACCTCCACCATCTGCTTCACCTCCTCCACTTTATTACTATaaatccccaccaccaccatctccatctcctcctcctccatactACTACAAGTatccaccaccaccatccccatcTCCACCACCCCCATATTACTATAAGTCCCCACCACCACCTtccccatctcctcctccaccataCTACTATAaatctccaccaccaccatcttcatctcctcctcctccatactATTACAGGTCTCCTCCACCACCATCACCCTCTCCACCACCCCCATACTATTATAAGTCCCCTCCACCACCTTCCCCGTCTCCTCCccctccatactattataaatccccaccaccaccatctccatctcctcctcctccatactACTACAAGTCTCCTCCACCACCATCCCCCTCTCCACCACCTCCATACTACTACAAATCGCCACCCCCACCATCTCCCTCACCTCCTTCTCCATATTACTACAAATCCCCTCCACCACCATCCCCTTCACCTCCACCACCATATTATTATAAATCTCCCCCACCTCCATCTCCGTCACCTCCTCCCCCATACTACTACAAGTCCCCACCCCCACCATCTCCTTCTCCACCTCCTTCATACTACTACAAGTCCCCTCCACCACCATCCCCTTCACCTCCACCACCATACTACTATAAatcaccaccacctccatctccgtCTCCTCCACCCCCATATTATTATAAAtcccctcctccaccatctccatctcctcctccaccataTTATTACAaatctccaccaccaccatctccatctccacctcctccctACTACTACAAATCTCCTCCACCACCATCCCCATCACCACCACTGCCATACTACTATAAATCTCCTCCACCTCCACCGCAATCTCCTCCACCTCCACCGCCCACATATTGA